The Chlorocebus sabaeus isolate Y175 chromosome 6, mChlSab1.0.hap1, whole genome shotgun sequence genome has a segment encoding these proteins:
- the ZNF221 gene encoding LOW QUALITY PROTEIN: zinc finger protein 221 (The sequence of the model RefSeq protein was modified relative to this genomic sequence to represent the inferred CDS: inserted 5 bases in 3 codons; deleted 1 base in 1 codon): MPAPHFFSSLKKCTISPSFELLHSGLCKFPEVEGKMTTFKEAVTFKDVAVVFTEDELGLLDPAQRKLYRDVMLENFRNLLSVGNQPLHQDTFHFLRKEKLRMMKTTSQREGNLGGKIQIEMDTVPEAGPHEEWSCQQIWEQIASDLTRSQDSIRNSSELFTEGDVLCQIEAGLSISHVQQKSYQCNECKQSFGDISVFDLHQQLHSGEMSHTCDECGKSFCYISALRTHQRVHMGEKHYKCDVCGKEFNQSSHLQTHQRVHTGEKPLKCEQCGKGFHSRSALNVHCKLHTGEKPYNCEECGKAFIHDSQLQEHRRIHTGEKPFKCDICGKSFRVRSRLNRHSMVHTGEKPFRCDICGKNFRQRSALNSHSMVHIGEKPYKCEQCGKGFICRRDFCKHQMVHTGEKPYNCKECGKTFRWSSCLLNHQRVHSGQKPFECEECGKGFYTNSQRSSHQRSHNGEKPYKCEECGKGYKRRLDLEFHQRVHTGERPYNCKECGKSFGWASCLLKHRRLHSGEKPFKCEECGKRFTQSSQLHSHQTCHTGEKLYKCEQCEKGYNSKFNLDMHQRVHRGERPYNCKECGKSFGWASCLLKHQRLHSGEKPLKCXECGKRSQNSQHHLHQKVYVEKKPYSCETCGKGFGWASTHLTHRXFHSREKPFKRENYGKSFEHRSYLKDQEKVHGGDNPYKCEEYGMYYNKHLXLDMHQRVHIVEKAWKFGEIAMCFSYASKSSAS, encoded by the exons ATGCCAGCACCACACTTCTTTTCCAGCCTGAAgaaat GCACGATTTCACCTTCATTTGAACTGCTTCATTCAGGACTCTGCAAATTCCCTGAAGTAGAAGGAAAAATGACCACATTCAAA GAGGCAGTGACCTTCAAAGATGTGGCTGTGGTCTTCACTGAGGATGAGCTGGGGCTGCTGGACCCTGCCCAGAGGAAGCTGTACCGAGATGTGATGCTAGAGAACTTTAGGAACCTGCTCTCAGTAG GGAATCAACCACTCCACCAAGATACTTTCCACTTCTTAAGGAAGGAAAAGTTGCGGATGATGAAGACAACAAGCCAAAGAGAAGGGAATTTAG GAGGGAAGATCCAAATTGAGATGGATACTGTTCCAGAAGCAGGACCACATGAAGAGTGGTCCTGTCAGCAAATATGGGAACAAATTGCAAGTGACCTAACCAGGTCTCAAGACTCCATAAGGAATAGCTCTGAGTTATTCACAGAAGGTGATGTCCTCTGCCAGATTGAGGCAGGACTATCTATAAGTCATGTGCAACAGAAATCTTACCAGTGTAATGAATGTAAACAGTCCTTCGGTGATATTTCTGTCTTTGATCTTCATCAACAATTACACTCAGGAGAGATGTCTCATACATGTGATGAGTGTGGAAAAAGCTTCTGTTACATCTCAGCCCTTCGTACTCATCAGAGAGTCCATATGGGAGAAAAACACTATaagtgtgatgtgtgtggtaaGGAATTTAATCAGAGCTCACATCTTCAAACTCATCAGAGGgtccatactggagagaaaccattgAAATGTGAGCAGTGTGGGAAAGGCTTCCATAGTAGATCAGCACTTAATGTTCATTGCAAGTTACACACAGGAGAGAAGCCTTATAATTGtgaggaatgtgggaaagccttcattCACGATTCACAGCTTCAGGAACATCGGAGAATCCATACTGGGGAGAAGCCATTCAAATGTGATATATGTGGTAAGAGCTTCCGTGTTAGATCAAGACTTAATAGGCATTCCATGgttcacacaggagaaaaaccatTCAGATGTGATATATGTGGCAAGAACTTTCGTCAGAGATCAGCACTTAATAGTCATTCCATGGTCCACATAGGAGAGAAGCCATACAAATGTGAGCAGTGTGGAAAAGGCTTCATTTGTAGGCGAGATTTTTGTAAGCATCAGATGgtccacacaggagagaaaccatataattgtaaagaatgtgggaagaCCTTCAGATGGTCCTCATGTCTTTTGAACCATCAGCGAGTCCACAGTGGACAAAAACCCTTcgaatgtgaagaatgtgggaaGGGATTTTATACAAATTCACAACGATCTTCCCATCAGAGATCCCACAATGGAGAAAAGCCATATAAGTGTGAGGAGTGTGGTAAGGGCTATAAAAGGAGGCTGGATCTTGAGTTTCACCAGAGGGTCCACACGGGTGAGAGACCCTACAattgtaaggaatgtgggaagagCTTTGGCTGGGCTTCCTGTCTTTTGAAACATCGGAGACTCCACAGTGGAGAAAAACCTTTCAAATGTGAAGAGTGTGGAAAGAGATTTACTCAGAGTTCACAACTTCATTCCCATCAGACATGCCATACTGGAGAAAAGCTATACAAATGTGAGCAGTGTGAGAAGGGGTACAACAGTAAATTTAATCTTGACATGCACCAGAGGGTCCACAGGGGAGAGCGACCCTATAATTGTAAGGAATGTGGAAAGAGCTTTGGCTGGGCTTCATGTCTTTTGAAACATCAGAGACTCCACAGTGGAGAAAAGCCATTGAAATG GGAGTGTGGGAAGAGATCTCAGAATTCACAGCACCATTTACATCAGAAAGTCTATGTGGAAAAAAAGCCATACAGTTGTGAGACGTGTGGGAAGGGCTTTGGCTGGGCCTCAACTCATCTGACCCATC TTTTCCACAGCAGAGAAAAACCATTCAAACGTGAGAACTATGGAAAGAGCTTTGAACATAGATCCTATCTTAAAGACCAAGAA AAAGTCCACGGTGGAGATAATCCATACAAATGTGAGGAGTATGGGATGTACTACAACAAGCACTT ACTTGATATGCATCAGAGGGTCCATATTGTAGAGAAGGCATGGAAGTTTGGGGAGATTGCCATGTGCTTCAGTTACGCCTCAAAGTCTTCAGCTTCATGA